The genome window AATCCTCAATTAAAAAACATAAGGGTTATTTTCCCAAATATGCAGGGGTATAAGTTTCCATTACAACAGCCCGATCACGAACCACTAAAGTGTCTGTGGCGGAATAGGTATTGGTACCGTTAGAAAACTGATAATTCAAATAAATTGCATCCCGCTTTTCATTTCCCCATTCATCAGCATCCTTACTGAATTTACCGGTTCCGGTTATCGTATAGGCCGAACCCGGGGCTTGGGATATAGAGCAAGTTCCATCATCAGCAAAGGACAGGAGCATATTAAAAGCTCCGGTAACAATAGAAGAATGTAAAACTCCGGCAACAGAAACCTGACTTTTACCAGTTGTCACCAGACTCCATAATTCATCATCAACTACGTAAGTTGGATGATAAACAGTTTTTTCTATTTGCGTATTAGAAGCATCCTTTACAACACTTACCCCACGGTGAAGATATTTTCCATGATAAGGATTAATAAACTTCACGGCAAACATGGTATAATTTTTGGGCATGACAGACCAATCACTGGCAAATCTTGGATCAGGATTTAATACAGTAGTGCTGCCCTGTAGAATTGAGTCCACATCCTTAGAAGCTTTAAGGCGTATAGGAATCACATAACCTAATTTTATAGCCTTGGGATCATTAAAAAAGGCATCAGTTAAATGTACTTCAATATTTCCGCTGAACTTACCACTTGGAATAGTTAATTTATCTGATGAACTTAAAGTATAATAAGCCTTAGGCATGACCGTTATGGTGTCTTTGGAGGATGAGAACATCACATTATCACAAAGGCTTTCATCAACTGCAATATCAAATACTCTGTCTTGTAAATTTGAATAAACTCCACCCATTGCAGCAGATATCAAGAACGTATGATTATTATCATTAGTGTTGTCATAAATATAATCGCCCAACACCAGAGTTCGAACCGGGAACTGATAAGGAAAATATCCAGTAGTATATTTATAATCATCAAATTCGTTTTTTTGATTTGTACAAGCGAACAACCCGGCAAATAATACTAATAATATTGCTATCTTCTTCATATTTATTGTTATTTCCAATTTTAAGTCGAAATTATTCATTAGAAAATATTTAATTATGTTATTGGCCGTATGAAATCCCCATGTTTAAATTATTGTCACATAGGAATTTCATTAACCAAACTCATAAT of Bacteroidota bacterium contains these proteins:
- a CDS encoding DUF5627 domain-containing protein — translated: MKKIAILLVLFAGLFACTNQKNEFDDYKYTTGYFPYQFPVRTLVLGDYIYDNTNDNNHTFLISAAMGGVYSNLQDRVFDIAVDESLCDNVMFSSSKDTITVMPKAYYTLSSSDKLTIPSGKFSGNIEVHLTDAFFNDPKAIKLGYVIPIRLKASKDVDSILQGSTTVLNPDPRFASDWSVMPKNYTMFAVKFINPYHGKYLHRGVSVVKDASNTQIEKTVYHPTYVVDDELWSLVTTGKSQVSVAGVLHSSIVTGAFNMLLSFADDGTCSISQAPGSAYTITGTGKFSKDADEWGNEKRDAIYLNYQFSNGTNTYSATDTLVVRDRAVVMETYTPAYLGK